A part of Eubacterium sp. AB3007 genomic DNA contains:
- a CDS encoding IreB family regulatory phosphoprotein produces the protein MEKKTIMFDASKTQQRTTREVLDIVYDALEERGYNGIDQMVGYILSGDPSYITSHNNARLMISRIDRDDLLEEVLREYLKK, from the coding sequence ATGGAGAAGAAAACGATCATGTTTGACGCAAGCAAGACGCAGCAGAGAACTACCAGAGAGGTCCTTGATATTGTATACGATGCGCTGGAAGAGAGAGGGTACAACGGCATCGATCAGATGGTGGGCTACATCCTTTCCGGAGATCCGTCATATATTACGAGTCACAACAATGCAAGGCTGATGATCAGCCGGATCGACAGGGATGACCTCCTGGAGGAGGTTCTCCGGGAGTATCTCAAGAAATAG
- the alaS gene encoding alanine--tRNA ligase: MEKLGLNEIRKLFREFYVSKGHYAAPSASLIPKNDKSLLIINSGMAPLKPYFSGQETPPSKRMTTCQKCIRTGDIDNVGLTSRHGTFFEMLGNFSFGDYFKKESLTWGMEFVLDVLKMPIDKIWVTVYKDDDQAYEIWKSLGIPEEHIVRLGKEDNFWEIGLGPCGPDSEMFFDRGPEYGSPDDDFVQGCEHDRYIEFWNHVFTQFSKEEDGTYTDLAHPNIDTGMGLERLACIMQGVDSIFDIDTIRHILDSVSSLCGKAYEDGDEKADVSMRIITDHLRSMVFMIADGIVPSNEGRGYVLRRLIRRAARHGKMLGIDGAFLADLADKVIEVSGDAYPEIVEKQDYIKKIISVEEKQFAATLGQGEAIIGEYLEEMKKAGVTQLSGDKAFKLYDTYGFPLELTEEILAEHEFSADRDGFDTAMAAQKKKSREGRQDTSEVAWEENWTPEDVPETVFTGYDHYEDDATLLFLSGESRDAEQALEGEDVILYLDKTPFYAESGGQVSDKGIMTTEDGEVEIFAVEKTRGVFAHKGRVTRGAINKGDSIHCAIDRIRRNKTARNHTATHLLQQALRDVLGNHVEQAGSLNNDKELRFDFNHYEAMKPEEIARVEEIVNEKICSFLPVTTVETTIDEAQKMGAMALFGEKYGDVVRVVSCGDWSVELCGGTHVSNIGQIGAFKIASESGVASGVRRIVALTGTGILEAAHAAESVIADVAETMKSKPHLIQGKATSLMEDLKAARKELEEFKKEAMGSELDDMISSAKAFGEVNLITREFEDYNIGDLRGLSDDIKARCKSTMMVFATVNGGKVTMLVSLTDDLTEKGLHAGKMIKQIAACVGGGGGGKADMAQAGGKNPAGISDAFKVAEELLS, encoded by the coding sequence ATGGAAAAACTTGGCCTAAATGAAATCAGAAAACTGTTCAGAGAGTTTTATGTCAGCAAGGGACACTATGCAGCACCCAGCGCCTCACTGATCCCAAAGAACGACAAGTCTCTTCTGATCATCAACTCCGGTATGGCGCCTCTGAAACCATATTTCTCCGGGCAGGAGACACCGCCATCCAAGAGAATGACCACCTGCCAGAAGTGCATCCGCACCGGTGATATCGACAACGTCGGGCTCACCTCTCGTCATGGAACATTCTTCGAGATGCTTGGTAATTTCTCTTTCGGTGACTATTTTAAGAAAGAGTCCCTGACCTGGGGAATGGAGTTCGTGCTGGACGTGCTGAAGATGCCAATTGACAAGATCTGGGTCACCGTCTATAAGGATGACGATCAGGCTTATGAGATTTGGAAGAGCCTGGGGATTCCGGAAGAGCATATCGTCCGCCTGGGCAAGGAAGATAATTTCTGGGAGATCGGACTTGGCCCATGTGGCCCGGACTCGGAGATGTTCTTTGATCGGGGACCGGAATACGGCTCCCCTGATGACGACTTTGTGCAGGGGTGCGAACACGACCGCTACATCGAGTTCTGGAACCATGTGTTCACACAGTTCTCCAAGGAGGAGGACGGCACCTATACAGATCTGGCGCATCCCAATATCGATACCGGGATGGGGCTGGAGAGACTGGCCTGCATCATGCAGGGGGTGGATTCCATCTTTGATATTGACACCATTCGACATATTCTGGACAGCGTGTCCTCTCTCTGCGGCAAAGCCTATGAGGATGGGGATGAGAAGGCGGATGTTTCCATGCGGATCATCACGGACCATCTCCGTTCCATGGTCTTCATGATCGCCGATGGAATCGTTCCTTCCAACGAAGGAAGGGGCTATGTGCTTCGCCGGCTGATCCGCCGCGCTGCCAGACACGGGAAGATGCTCGGGATCGACGGCGCCTTCCTGGCCGACCTGGCAGACAAGGTCATCGAAGTCTCAGGAGACGCCTATCCGGAGATCGTCGAGAAACAGGACTACATCAAGAAGATCATCTCCGTAGAAGAGAAACAGTTTGCGGCGACCCTCGGCCAGGGGGAGGCCATCATTGGCGAGTACCTGGAAGAAATGAAAAAAGCCGGGGTCACGCAGCTTTCCGGCGACAAAGCCTTCAAGCTCTATGACACCTACGGGTTCCCTCTTGAACTGACGGAGGAGATCCTGGCCGAGCACGAATTCAGCGCAGATAGAGACGGGTTTGACACCGCAATGGCGGCACAGAAGAAAAAATCCAGAGAAGGCAGACAGGATACCAGCGAGGTTGCCTGGGAGGAGAACTGGACCCCGGAAGATGTGCCGGAGACCGTATTCACCGGCTATGATCATTACGAAGACGATGCGACCCTGCTGTTCCTCTCCGGCGAATCCAGAGATGCAGAGCAGGCCTTGGAAGGGGAGGATGTGATCCTCTATCTGGACAAGACCCCCTTCTATGCAGAGAGCGGCGGACAGGTTTCCGATAAAGGAATTATGACTACCGAAGACGGCGAGGTGGAGATCTTTGCGGTCGAGAAGACCAGGGGCGTGTTCGCACACAAGGGTCGTGTCACCAGAGGGGCTATCAACAAGGGAGACAGTATCCACTGCGCGATTGATCGGATCCGGCGCAACAAGACCGCCCGAAATCACACGGCGACCCACCTACTGCAGCAGGCTCTGCGAGATGTGCTGGGCAATCATGTGGAACAGGCAGGTTCGTTGAATAATGACAAGGAACTTCGTTTCGACTTTAACCACTACGAGGCCATGAAACCAGAGGAGATCGCCAGGGTAGAGGAGATCGTCAACGAAAAGATCTGCTCCTTCCTTCCTGTGACCACCGTGGAGACTACCATCGATGAGGCACAGAAGATGGGTGCGATGGCGTTGTTCGGAGAGAAATACGGCGATGTGGTCCGCGTAGTCAGTTGCGGCGACTGGAGCGTGGAACTCTGCGGAGGCACCCATGTCTCGAACATCGGCCAGATCGGCGCCTTCAAGATCGCCAGCGAGTCTGGAGTGGCTTCCGGCGTACGTCGTATCGTTGCGCTGACCGGTACCGGTATCCTGGAGGCTGCCCATGCGGCAGAATCGGTCATTGCAGATGTCGCAGAGACCATGAAATCAAAACCCCATCTCATCCAGGGCAAGGCAACTTCTCTCATGGAAGACCTGAAGGCCGCCCGCAAGGAGCTGGAGGAGTTCAAGAAAGAAGCTATGGGTTCCGAGTTGGATGACATGATCAGCAGCGCCAAAGCCTTTGGCGAGGTGAATCTCATCACCAGAGAGTTCGAAGATTATAATATCGGAGATCTGCGCGGGTTGTCAGATGACATCAAGGCTAGGTGCAAGTCAACCATGATGGTGTTCGCTACGGTCAATGGAGGCAAGGTGACCATGCTGGTCTCTCTGACAGATGATCTGACCGAGAAGGGCCTGCACGCCGGCAAAATGATCAAACAGATTGCCGCCTGTGTAGGTGGCGGCGGCGGCGGAAAAGCGGACATGGCACAGGCCGGAGGCAAAAATCCGGCTGGAATTTCTGACGCATTTAAGGTTGCAGAAGAACTCTTATCATGA
- a CDS encoding DUF896 domain-containing protein, which produces MITKEKIDRINELARKKKTVGLTEEELLEQGLLREEYIDSLKANLRAQLENIEFVDDNKKS; this is translated from the coding sequence TTGATCACGAAAGAGAAAATCGACCGGATCAACGAACTGGCCCGGAAGAAGAAAACGGTTGGCCTCACTGAGGAAGAACTGCTGGAACAAGGGTTGCTGAGAGAGGAATACATAGATTCCTTGAAGGCAAACCTGCGAGCACAGCTTGAAAATATCGAATTTGTAGACGACAACAAGAAGAGTTGA
- a CDS encoding helix-hairpin-helix domain-containing protein: protein MKHIRRALRQFQPDRKTFEIIAVTMVMVTAVLFYGFKGDSQTITIGEESPAHGTSTGRETSSASQDLLYVDVDGEVEHPGVYRLVPGARVFEAVDKAGGLKTHADTSQLNLAEKLKDGEKITVPSKAEKREGSTENLSDAGAGAGQVLSGAEKININRATGEELQKIKGIGPATAQKIIDYRNSNGRFHNTEELKNVNGIGDKTYEKMKEYIDV from the coding sequence ATGAAACACATTAGGAGAGCACTTCGGCAGTTTCAACCAGACCGAAAGACATTTGAAATAATCGCTGTGACCATGGTAATGGTCACAGCGGTTTTGTTTTATGGATTCAAAGGGGATAGTCAGACAATTACCATAGGGGAGGAGTCCCCTGCGCACGGAACATCTACAGGGAGAGAAACGTCTTCTGCCTCGCAAGATCTACTCTATGTGGATGTGGATGGCGAGGTGGAGCATCCCGGCGTTTACAGGCTTGTTCCCGGTGCCCGGGTGTTCGAGGCGGTGGACAAAGCCGGAGGCCTGAAAACCCACGCAGACACCTCTCAGCTGAATCTGGCAGAGAAGCTGAAGGATGGGGAGAAGATCACCGTACCGTCAAAAGCAGAGAAACGAGAGGGAAGTACAGAAAACTTGTCCGATGCTGGCGCTGGTGCAGGACAGGTTTTGTCTGGTGCAGAGAAGATCAATATCAACAGGGCAACAGGGGAGGAACTGCAGAAGATCAAAGGAATCGGCCCTGCTACTGCCCAGAAGATCATCGATTACAGGAATTCGAATGGTCGCTTTCATAATACGGAAGAGCTGAAGAACGTAAACGGGATCGGTGACAAAACCTATGAGAAAATGAAGGAATACATCGATGTTTGA
- a CDS encoding TIGR03936 family radical SAM-associated protein, protein MFRYVIVFSKTGLVRYISHLDMLRLFKRAFRRAGIDLAYSQGFNPHPKMSFAQPLSLGYDAEGEYLEFETGEPVSKTRLLERLPEHLPEGISITACGTIPKGQKSLAAKVYAAEYEVVYPASWHAWDFPAATDAFMTQEEILAEKRQKKSKKLKTVNIRPGIRSMEAIRTERNRLCLRMCLDCGNESNVSPELVIPAYASFADIHCKRHEIEVCRKKLILPLDFPIEWM, encoded by the coding sequence ATGTTTAGATATGTGATCGTTTTTTCCAAGACCGGACTCGTGCGGTACATCTCTCATCTGGATATGCTGCGACTGTTCAAGCGTGCATTCCGAAGAGCGGGGATCGACCTTGCCTATAGCCAGGGGTTCAACCCTCATCCCAAGATGAGTTTCGCACAGCCACTTTCTCTGGGGTACGATGCAGAGGGGGAATACCTGGAATTTGAGACGGGGGAACCCGTCAGCAAGACAAGACTTTTGGAAAGACTTCCGGAGCATCTTCCCGAGGGGATCAGCATCACTGCCTGCGGAACGATCCCAAAGGGACAGAAGAGCCTGGCTGCCAAGGTCTACGCTGCAGAATACGAGGTGGTCTATCCTGCCTCCTGGCACGCCTGGGACTTCCCTGCTGCTACAGATGCGTTTATGACCCAGGAAGAGATCCTGGCCGAAAAGCGACAGAAGAAATCAAAGAAACTTAAGACGGTGAATATTCGTCCCGGGATCCGATCTATGGAGGCTATCCGTACAGAACGCAACCGCCTCTGTCTGCGGATGTGCCTGGACTGTGGAAATGAGTCCAATGTGAGCCCCGAGCTTGTGATTCCTGCTTACGCTTCGTTTGCAGACATACACTGTAAGCGTCATGAGATTGAAGTCTGCCGCAAAAAACTGATTTTGCCACTTGACTTCCCCATAGAATGGATGTAA
- a CDS encoding TIGR03960 family B12-binding radical SAM protein, giving the protein MGRSLDSLFPPSLDSLLKQVEKPARYIGGELNVVRKDPHDVDVRFAFAFPDLYEIGMSYMGLQILYHIVNQQPNLALERVFAPAQDMEELMRKTGFPLFTLETKTPVRDMDVLGFTLQYEMSFTNIINMLDLAGLPLLSKDRGEEDPLVIAGGPCAFNPEPLADFIDAFLIGDGEESLPALLNLIGDGRKRGLTREAILREAVQIEGVYVPSFYEPQYGEDAILTGYHKTWAGAPDVVRKAMVHDLDRVDYPTKTLVPLIEVVHDRAVLETFRGCTRGCRFCQAGMIYRPVRERSKENLLQLAKEQIRQTGHDEMSILSLSTSDYSDFEGLATELMGYCTANNVSLSLPSLRLDNFSFRVLSEIQKYKKSGLTFAPEAGTQRLRDVINKGITEEDIYSAVEQAIELGWRQVKLYFMIGLPGETDQDLDGIAEIARNIVALHKKSGRGGRFNVNVSISNFVPKAHTPFQWVAQDSTEEFTRKHNYLTEKLKIKNVSFNYHDDAVSTCEAIFARGDRRLSQLLLAAHEAGCRFDGWSEFFDRDTWARLLEEFPVDHRIYTERERSYDEYLPWQHIDCRVSREYLMKENEKAREAATTHDCREGCTGCGVNRYTVCTQGGSHV; this is encoded by the coding sequence ATGGGACGTTCTCTGGACAGCTTGTTCCCTCCATCGCTGGACAGCCTTCTTAAACAAGTGGAGAAACCAGCTCGCTACATTGGCGGAGAATTGAACGTGGTCCGAAAAGATCCCCATGATGTGGACGTGCGGTTTGCCTTCGCGTTTCCGGATCTATACGAGATCGGTATGTCCTATATGGGATTGCAGATCCTGTACCATATCGTGAACCAGCAGCCGAATCTGGCACTGGAGAGGGTGTTTGCACCGGCGCAGGATATGGAAGAGTTGATGCGGAAGACAGGCTTTCCACTGTTCACCCTTGAGACCAAGACTCCGGTTCGAGATATGGATGTGCTGGGATTCACGCTACAGTACGAGATGTCCTTCACCAATATCATCAATATGTTGGATCTTGCAGGCCTGCCGCTTCTGTCAAAGGACAGAGGAGAGGAGGATCCTCTGGTCATCGCCGGCGGTCCTTGTGCCTTCAATCCGGAACCTCTGGCTGACTTTATAGATGCCTTTCTTATTGGTGATGGAGAGGAATCTTTGCCGGCGCTATTGAACCTGATCGGAGACGGACGGAAACGTGGGCTCACCAGAGAAGCGATCCTTCGGGAAGCCGTTCAGATCGAAGGTGTCTACGTTCCTTCCTTCTACGAACCTCAATACGGAGAGGATGCGATCCTGACCGGTTATCATAAGACATGGGCAGGCGCCCCTGATGTAGTTCGGAAGGCTATGGTTCATGATCTGGATCGGGTTGATTACCCCACGAAGACACTGGTGCCGCTCATCGAGGTGGTCCACGATCGGGCAGTTCTGGAAACCTTCCGTGGATGTACCAGAGGATGTCGTTTCTGTCAGGCTGGGATGATCTATCGCCCGGTGCGGGAAAGAAGCAAAGAAAACCTTCTGCAGTTGGCAAAGGAGCAAATCAGACAGACCGGACACGATGAGATGTCCATCCTGTCTTTGTCCACCAGTGATTATTCGGATTTTGAGGGGTTGGCCACCGAACTGATGGGATATTGCACGGCAAACAACGTTTCCCTGTCATTACCATCCCTGCGGTTGGACAACTTCTCTTTCCGGGTTTTGTCAGAGATCCAGAAATACAAGAAATCCGGCCTGACATTTGCACCAGAAGCCGGCACCCAGCGCCTGAGGGATGTGATCAACAAGGGCATCACCGAAGAAGATATCTACAGCGCTGTGGAGCAGGCAATCGAACTGGGATGGAGGCAGGTGAAACTGTACTTCATGATTGGTCTTCCCGGGGAAACCGACCAGGATCTGGATGGAATTGCGGAGATTGCCCGCAATATAGTCGCTCTTCACAAGAAATCCGGACGCGGAGGGCGATTCAACGTGAATGTCAGCATCTCCAATTTTGTGCCCAAGGCGCATACCCCCTTCCAGTGGGTAGCACAGGATTCCACAGAGGAATTTACCCGAAAGCACAACTATCTGACCGAGAAACTGAAGATCAAGAATGTCAGTTTCAACTATCACGATGATGCAGTCAGCACCTGCGAGGCCATATTTGCGCGGGGAGACAGACGGCTGTCACAGCTGCTTCTTGCTGCTCATGAAGCTGGCTGCCGATTTGATGGATGGAGCGAGTTCTTTGACCGGGATACGTGGGCCAGACTGTTGGAAGAGTTTCCAGTGGATCACAGGATCTATACGGAACGAGAGAGATCCTACGACGAGTATCTGCCCTGGCAGCACATCGACTGTCGGGTCAGCAGAGAATACCTTATGAAAGAGAATGAAAAGGCCCGGGAGGCGGCCACCACACACGACTGCCGGGAGGGATGCACCGGATGCGGAGTCAACAGATACACCGTATGCACCCAGGGAGGAAGCCATGTTTAG
- the obgE gene encoding GTPase ObgE, giving the protein MFVDRATINIISGKGGNGCVSFRREPFVPEGGPDGGDGGKGGDVVIMADKNLRTLMDFKYKRKYQAENGQDGMRKKRYGKSGQDLVIKVPMGTVVIDEATGLVMMDLTEDGQSFVAAKGGRGGKGNVHFKNSVRQAPNFAEAGTAAKERTVILELKSIADVGLVGFPNVGKSSLLSVATSASPKIADYHFTTIDPNLGVVNIHDTSFIMADIAGIIEGAHMGLGLGLRFLKHIERTKVLIHVVDVSGSEGRDPIEDFEKINSELLQYSKSVADKPMLVCANKIDLTDEEDPEYLRFKEYVERKGYQVFPVSAPINYGVQALLDAALAELQRVLREPQPEPEIEYFDFETDDVDPEYRTVNVDTDEDGFVVTGKQLRKIFDSTNFNDFGSLRYLYKYIEKSGAIDRMKEMGLDEGDTIKVFDYEFEYYDEF; this is encoded by the coding sequence ATGTTTGTAGATAGAGCAACCATCAATATCATAAGCGGGAAGGGCGGCAATGGCTGTGTTTCCTTCCGAAGAGAGCCCTTTGTACCAGAGGGTGGTCCTGACGGTGGTGACGGCGGCAAGGGCGGCGATGTTGTGATTATGGCCGACAAGAACCTCCGCACCCTGATGGACTTCAAGTATAAGCGGAAATACCAGGCCGAGAATGGTCAGGATGGCATGCGCAAGAAACGCTACGGTAAGTCTGGTCAGGACCTGGTGATCAAGGTTCCTATGGGAACGGTGGTAATCGATGAGGCAACTGGCCTGGTCATGATGGATCTGACCGAGGATGGACAGAGTTTTGTTGCGGCCAAGGGTGGTCGTGGAGGCAAGGGAAACGTACACTTCAAGAACTCCGTCAGGCAGGCTCCGAATTTTGCGGAAGCAGGGACAGCAGCCAAGGAACGCACTGTGATACTTGAACTGAAGTCCATTGCCGACGTGGGCCTGGTTGGCTTTCCCAACGTGGGGAAATCCAGCCTTCTTTCCGTGGCAACAAGCGCCAGTCCGAAGATTGCGGACTATCACTTTACTACCATTGATCCAAATCTTGGTGTGGTGAACATTCACGATACCAGTTTCATTATGGCGGACATAGCCGGTATCATCGAAGGCGCACATATGGGACTGGGTCTTGGTCTGCGTTTTCTGAAGCACATAGAGCGTACCAAGGTACTGATCCACGTGGTGGACGTGTCTGGGAGCGAGGGACGCGATCCCATCGAAGATTTCGAGAAGATCAACAGCGAGCTTCTTCAGTACAGCAAGTCTGTGGCGGATAAGCCCATGCTGGTCTGTGCGAACAAGATCGATCTTACCGACGAGGAGGATCCGGAGTATCTGCGTTTCAAGGAATATGTAGAAAGGAAGGGGTACCAGGTGTTCCCAGTATCTGCCCCCATCAACTATGGCGTGCAGGCACTCCTGGATGCGGCTCTGGCAGAGCTCCAGCGTGTTCTCAGAGAACCACAACCTGAACCAGAGATCGAATATTTTGATTTTGAAACAGATGATGTGGACCCAGAGTACCGGACGGTCAACGTGGATACAGACGAGGATGGTTTTGTGGTCACCGGAAAACAACTGCGCAAGATCTTCGATTCCACCAATTTCAATGACTTCGGCTCTTTGCGTTACCTCTACAAGTATATAGAGAAGAGTGGCGCCATCGACCGAATGAAGGAAATGGGATTGGACGAAGGAGATACCATCAAGGTCTTTGACTACGAGTTCGAGTACTATGACGAGTTCTAG
- the rpmA gene encoding 50S ribosomal protein L27 encodes MASKKGVGSSKNGRESESKRLGVKVGDGQFVTAGSILMRQRGTKLHPGNNVGIGGDDTLFAKIDGAVKFERKDKTRKQVSVYPKEA; translated from the coding sequence ATGGCAAGTAAAAAGGGAGTAGGAAGCTCTAAGAACGGTCGTGAGTCCGAATCGAAACGTTTAGGCGTCAAGGTTGGTGACGGTCAGTTCGTAACAGCTGGCAGCATTCTGATGAGACAGAGAGGAACCAAGCTCCATCCTGGTAACAATGTTGGCATCGGTGGCGATGACACACTGTTCGCGAAGATCGATGGCGCTGTCAAGTTCGAAAGAAAAGACAAGACCAGAAAGCAGGTCAGCGTTTATCCTAAGGAAGCATAA
- the rplU gene encoding 50S ribosomal protein L21 produces the protein MYAVIETGGKQYRVENGDVLTVEKLGIEAGEKVAFDKVLVIGDENGVRIGKPYLEGETVEAEVVENGKGKKIVIFKYKNKKDYRKKQGHRQPYTMVEIKSIGGVAAQKKAEEPAAEAKAEAEAPHKEKKVSASMKKDELIAYAKEHGIEIDEKATKAVIIETIENAEA, from the coding sequence ATGTATGCAGTAATTGAAACAGGCGGTAAGCAGTACCGCGTAGAGAACGGTGATGTTCTGACAGTTGAGAAGCTGGGGATCGAGGCAGGAGAGAAGGTTGCATTCGACAAGGTCCTCGTGATCGGTGATGAGAACGGTGTCCGCATCGGTAAACCTTATCTTGAGGGTGAGACCGTAGAGGCAGAAGTCGTTGAGAACGGCAAGGGCAAGAAGATCGTCATCTTCAAGTACAAGAACAAGAAGGATTACAGAAAGAAGCAGGGACACAGACAGCCGTACACTATGGTCGAGATCAAGAGCATCGGCGGCGTTGCTGCTCAGAAGAAGGCAGAGGAACCTGCTGCAGAGGCAAAGGCTGAAGCAGAAGCTCCCCATAAGGAGAAGAAGGTTTCCGCATCCATGAAGAAAGACGAGCTCATCGCTTACGCGAAGGAGCACGGAATCGAGATCGATGAGAAGGCTACCAAGGCTGTGATCATCGAGACCATTGAGAACGCAGAAGCATAA
- the recA gene encoding recombinase RecA, producing the protein MAKQDNNNARFKALEDTLSRIHKQYGSGAIMRLGDASANMNIDTISTGSLSLDMATGVGGVPRGRVVEIYGPESSGKTTLTLHIVAEAQKAGGIAAFIDAEHALDPVYARNLGVNIDDLLVSQPDTGEQALEICDMLASSGSVDVIVIDSVAALVPKAEIQGEMGDSHVGLQARLMSQALRKLTGTVNKTNTCVIFINQLREKVGVMFGNPEVTTGGRALKFYSSMRMDVRRIETIKQGDQMLGNRTRVKIVKNKVAPPFKKAEFDIMYGKGISLSGDVLDCAVEAGIVKKSGSWFSYEGDRIGQGRENVKTYMEENPAFLEEIRSKVMAKLFESEEDDEKNAPEISEESPLAVDEDGVIIE; encoded by the coding sequence ATGGCTAAACAAGATAACAACAACGCAAGATTCAAGGCTCTGGAGGATACCCTCTCCAGGATCCATAAGCAGTACGGAAGCGGGGCGATCATGCGCCTTGGCGATGCCTCTGCGAACATGAACATCGACACCATTTCCACTGGTTCGCTCAGTCTGGACATGGCCACCGGTGTAGGCGGTGTTCCGAGGGGAAGGGTCGTGGAGATCTACGGACCAGAATCCTCCGGTAAGACTACACTGACCCTGCACATCGTGGCAGAGGCGCAGAAAGCCGGTGGAATCGCCGCATTCATCGATGCAGAGCATGCTCTGGATCCAGTCTACGCACGGAACCTTGGTGTCAACATAGACGATCTCCTGGTATCCCAGCCGGACACCGGAGAACAGGCCCTGGAAATCTGTGATATGCTGGCCAGCAGTGGCTCCGTGGACGTGATCGTGATCGATTCTGTGGCTGCACTCGTTCCGAAAGCAGAGATCCAGGGGGAGATGGGCGATTCTCATGTAGGACTTCAAGCGAGACTGATGTCCCAGGCATTGCGTAAACTTACCGGTACTGTTAACAAGACCAACACCTGTGTGATCTTCATCAATCAGCTCCGTGAGAAGGTTGGTGTCATGTTTGGCAATCCTGAGGTTACCACAGGAGGCCGCGCACTCAAGTTCTACTCCTCCATGCGGATGGATGTGCGCAGGATCGAGACCATCAAGCAGGGAGATCAGATGCTCGGGAACCGCACCCGTGTCAAGATCGTGAAGAACAAGGTAGCCCCTCCGTTCAAGAAGGCAGAGTTCGACATCATGTACGGAAAGGGGATCTCCCTGTCCGGGGATGTGCTGGACTGCGCGGTCGAGGCGGGCATCGTCAAGAAGTCCGGTTCCTGGTTCAGCTACGAGGGAGACCGTATCGGACAGGGACGAGAGAACGTGAAGACCTATATGGAAGAGAATCCCGCCTTCCTGGAGGAGATTCGAAGCAAGGTCATGGCCAAGCTCTTTGAGTCCGAGGAAGATGATGAGAAGAATGCGCCGGAGATCTCGGAAGAGTCCCCTCTTGCGGTGGACGAGGATGGCGTGATCATCGAGTGA
- a CDS encoding competence/damage-inducible protein A, which produces MKSALISVGTEILFGEIVNTNVVYLSQELNALGIDVLYHYTVGDNDSRLREILELALSDCDLVLTTGGLGPTEDDMTKETVASVMGDYLEEHKASRQALEDHAKELNHPMTENNYKQAMMPRRAIVFDNDAGTAPGFALEKDGKHVVCMPGPPREMKRMYQRKVRPFLEKFSEDVIYTRTVRLFGKGESSLETELLDLIDGQEDPTIATYAKEGECSVRVASKRPTREEAQQAADDMVVQILQRVGDHVFSTQNEELCDVVGKLLLDKGLHISCAESATAGMFASELAGVPGISDALHCGYVTYTEEAKRNVLGVKEETLKQCSVYSAEVAAEMAEGVFRLTGDDVCIAITGIAGPGSPVPSLVPGSAFIGLHYKGKTITRFHKGRNVNRNWNRHYMVLAMLDLVRRTVQNDD; this is translated from the coding sequence ATGAAAAGTGCTTTAATCAGCGTGGGCACAGAGATCCTCTTCGGGGAGATCGTCAACACCAACGTTGTCTATCTTTCGCAGGAATTGAATGCGCTTGGGATCGATGTGCTCTATCACTATACGGTTGGAGACAATGACAGCAGGCTCAGGGAGATCCTTGAGCTTGCTCTTTCTGATTGTGATCTGGTGCTGACCACCGGTGGACTCGGTCCCACAGAGGATGATATGACCAAGGAAACAGTTGCGTCGGTGATGGGGGATTATCTCGAGGAGCACAAAGCCTCCCGCCAGGCACTGGAAGATCATGCAAAAGAACTGAACCATCCTATGACGGAAAACAACTACAAGCAGGCTATGATGCCTCGGCGGGCTATCGTGTTCGATAATGACGCGGGAACGGCGCCGGGGTTTGCGCTTGAGAAGGATGGAAAGCATGTGGTCTGTATGCCGGGACCACCCCGGGAAATGAAACGCATGTATCAGAGAAAAGTCCGTCCATTTCTGGAGAAGTTCTCAGAAGATGTGATCTATACCCGTACGGTACGGCTGTTTGGAAAGGGCGAATCTTCTTTGGAAACCGAATTGCTGGATCTTATCGATGGACAGGAAGATCCTACCATCGCCACCTACGCCAAGGAAGGGGAATGTTCTGTTCGGGTCGCCTCCAAAAGACCAACAAGGGAAGAAGCGCAGCAGGCGGCGGATGACATGGTCGTCCAGATCCTGCAACGAGTTGGCGATCATGTGTTTAGTACGCAGAATGAAGAACTCTGTGACGTTGTAGGAAAACTGCTTTTGGACAAGGGGCTACATATCTCCTGCGCAGAATCCGCCACTGCCGGTATGTTCGCAAGTGAACTGGCAGGCGTGCCTGGTATTTCGGATGCGCTGCACTGCGGGTATGTCACCTATACAGAGGAGGCCAAACGCAATGTTTTGGGCGTTAAGGAGGAAACGCTAAAGCAGTGTAGTGTCTATAGTGCTGAGGTTGCAGCGGAAATGGCAGAGGGCGTTTTCAGACTCACCGGAGATGATGTGTGCATTGCCATCACAGGTATTGCAGGCCCGGGATCGCCGGTGCCTTCTCTGGTTCCTGGAAGCGCGTTTATCGGCCTTCATTATAAAGGGAAAACTATCACCAGGTTCCACAAGGGGCGCAATGTGAACCGGAACTGGAATCGTCATTACATGGTTCTGGCTATGCTGGATCTGGTACGACGTACGGTCCAGAACGACGATTGA